One region of Bosea sp. 29B genomic DNA includes:
- a CDS encoding branched-chain amino acid ABC transporter permease, translated as MILLIEQVLNGLQYGAMLFMLASGLTLIFGIMGVINLTHGSLYMVGAYCAAFAVLKSGSFLVGVAAALAGAGLYAVVLELAVVQWLYRRDHLYQVLATLGLILFTNEAVSLIFGRRPPLMDIPPFLQGSVAVLPGLDYPLMRLAFIGVGGLVAIGLWLLVNHTRLGMLVRAGADDREMVSALGVDIRRLYTLVFGLGGLLCGLAGVMAAPLLAVEIGMGERVLITTFVVIVIGGVGSIRGALVGALLVGMVDGLGRAYLPQGLQMLLPPSVADTLSAGLVSASIYVLMAIVLLVRPLGLLPARS; from the coding sequence ATGATCCTCTTGATCGAGCAGGTCCTGAATGGCCTGCAATACGGCGCCATGCTGTTCATGCTAGCGTCCGGGCTGACGCTGATCTTCGGTATCATGGGCGTCATCAACCTGACCCACGGCTCCCTCTACATGGTCGGCGCCTATTGCGCTGCCTTTGCGGTGCTGAAAAGCGGGTCCTTTCTCGTCGGCGTCGCCGCCGCCCTCGCCGGCGCCGGGCTCTATGCCGTCGTGCTAGAGCTTGCTGTCGTGCAATGGCTCTATCGCCGCGATCATCTCTACCAGGTGCTGGCGACGCTCGGGCTGATCCTGTTCACCAACGAGGCGGTGAGCCTGATCTTTGGCCGCCGCCCGCCCCTGATGGACATCCCGCCTTTCCTGCAGGGTTCGGTGGCCGTCCTTCCCGGACTCGACTATCCGCTGATGCGCCTGGCCTTCATCGGCGTCGGCGGCCTCGTCGCCATCGGGCTCTGGCTCCTCGTCAACCACACACGGCTCGGCATGCTGGTCCGGGCGGGCGCCGACGACCGCGAGATGGTGTCTGCGCTCGGCGTCGATATCCGCCGGCTCTACACGCTGGTCTTCGGTCTCGGCGGATTGCTCTGCGGACTGGCCGGCGTCATGGCGGCGCCGCTGCTCGCGGTCGAGATCGGCATGGGCGAGAGGGTGCTGATCACCACCTTCGTCGTCATCGTCATCGGCGGCGTCGGCTCGATCCGCGGGGCGCTCGTCGGGGCTCTGCTGGTCGGCATGGTCGACGGCCTCGGCCGCGCGTACCTGCCCCAAGGCCTGCAGATGCTGCTGCCGCCCTCGGTCGCCGATACGCTCAGCGCGGGCCTCGTTTCGGCGAGCATCTACGTCCTGATGGCGATCGTTCTGCTCGTGAGGCCCCTCGGCCTCCTGCCCGCGCGGAGCTGA
- a CDS encoding cupin domain-containing protein, with amino-acid sequence MSNSRENHREDVAGRANVEDTPELLAYYDQLERLEAGALWTVANKIEPWQPKSKSEPVLWRYRDLREHVLRSIELVTPEKAGRRVIYLNNPGRRDVSAAVGWLYSGLQVMNPGEVASAHAHSASALRFIMEGSGAYTIVDGHKMTLGANDFVLTPNGTWHEHGVSADGSPCLWQDGLDIPLVNTLEANFYAVHEDLQQAVGYPVDDATGTWGNPGLRPYGTQWDKPYSPLLKYEWAPTYEALQRYAKVTDGSAFDGILMNYVNPVTGGPVMQTIGASMQLLRPGERTKAHRHTGSFIYQAAKGKGYSIINGKRFDWQERDIFCVPAWAWHEHANASDRDDVVLFCFNDMPVMNALGLYREEAFGENGGQQPLAA; translated from the coding sequence ATGTCCAATTCCCGAGAGAACCACCGCGAGGACGTCGCCGGTCGCGCGAACGTCGAAGACACACCTGAGCTGCTGGCCTATTACGATCAGCTCGAACGCCTCGAGGCCGGCGCGCTCTGGACCGTCGCCAACAAGATCGAGCCCTGGCAGCCGAAATCGAAGTCCGAGCCGGTGCTGTGGCGCTATCGCGACCTGCGCGAGCACGTGCTGCGCTCGATCGAGCTGGTCACGCCGGAAAAGGCCGGGCGGCGGGTGATCTATCTCAACAATCCGGGCCGTCGCGACGTCTCGGCGGCCGTGGGCTGGCTCTATTCCGGCCTTCAGGTGATGAATCCGGGCGAAGTCGCCTCGGCTCACGCGCATTCAGCCTCGGCGTTGCGCTTCATCATGGAAGGCTCCGGCGCCTACACCATCGTCGACGGCCACAAGATGACGCTGGGCGCCAACGACTTCGTGCTGACGCCGAACGGAACCTGGCACGAGCATGGCGTCTCGGCGGACGGCTCGCCCTGTCTCTGGCAGGACGGCCTCGACATCCCGCTCGTCAACACGCTGGAAGCCAATTTCTACGCCGTCCATGAGGATCTGCAGCAGGCCGTCGGCTACCCCGTCGACGACGCCACGGGGACCTGGGGCAACCCGGGCCTGCGCCCTTACGGCACGCAATGGGACAAGCCCTATTCGCCGCTGCTGAAATACGAATGGGCACCGACCTACGAGGCACTGCAGCGTTACGCCAAGGTCACGGATGGCTCCGCCTTCGACGGCATCCTGATGAACTACGTCAATCCGGTGACCGGCGGGCCGGTGATGCAGACCATCGGCGCATCGATGCAGCTGTTGCGCCCCGGCGAGCGCACCAAGGCCCATCGCCATACCGGCAGCTTCATCTACCAGGCGGCGAAGGGCAAAGGCTACTCGATCATCAACGGCAAGCGCTTCGACTGGCAGGAGCGCGACATCTTCTGCGTGCCGGCCTGGGCCTGGCACGAGCACGCCAACGCCTCCGATCGGGATGACGTCGTCCTGTTCTGCTTCAACGACATGCCGGTGATGAACGCGCTTGGCCTCTACCGCGAGGAGGCCTTCGGCGAAAACGGCGGACAGCAGCCCCTGGCGGCCTGA
- a CDS encoding ABC transporter substrate-binding protein, protein MTRISLSHPAIAAAFLAATLATPASAQSGPATPTTIGFITTLSTPAGYIGEDIRDGFQLALKDGTLGGVPVKLEIEDDSLKPANAKQAADRMVQSGIKLFTGVNFSNVLAAVVPGVLEAGGFYVSLNPGPSVFAGEKCNRNYFVASYQNDAFHEAAGLSANRLGYQRVVLLAPAYQAGRDALEGFKRTFKGEIIGEIYTKLDQTDFSVELARVRSLQPHAIYQFHPGGAGINFAKQYANSGLSKSVPMLIPSFSMDARMIGATGEAADGIYASAVWTTELDNPASKAFVEAFRKAYSRTPTMYAQQAYDTANLIGSALKAVNGDIGKQAEFRDALRKAQFTAVRGKFSLGPNQHPIQDYYLTKFAKNASGEIVQTIIRKVAEDYGDAYAARCKID, encoded by the coding sequence ATGACAAGGATATCCCTATCGCACCCGGCCATCGCCGCGGCCTTCCTCGCCGCGACCCTGGCCACGCCGGCCAGCGCCCAGAGCGGCCCGGCGACGCCGACCACGATCGGCTTCATCACCACGCTCTCGACCCCGGCAGGCTACATCGGCGAGGACATCCGCGACGGCTTCCAGCTTGCCTTGAAGGACGGCACGCTCGGCGGCGTGCCGGTCAAGCTCGAGATCGAGGATGACAGCCTGAAGCCGGCCAATGCCAAGCAGGCGGCCGACCGCATGGTACAGTCCGGCATCAAGCTCTTCACCGGAGTCAATTTCTCGAACGTGCTGGCGGCGGTCGTGCCTGGCGTCCTCGAAGCGGGCGGATTCTATGTCAGCCTCAACCCCGGGCCGTCGGTCTTCGCCGGCGAGAAGTGCAACCGCAACTATTTCGTCGCGTCTTACCAGAACGATGCCTTCCACGAGGCGGCGGGCCTGTCCGCCAATCGGCTGGGCTACCAGCGTGTCGTCCTGCTCGCGCCGGCCTATCAGGCCGGGCGTGACGCGCTTGAAGGGTTCAAGCGCACCTTCAAGGGCGAGATCATCGGCGAAATCTATACAAAGCTCGACCAGACCGACTTCTCGGTCGAACTTGCGCGCGTGCGTTCGCTGCAGCCCCACGCGATCTACCAGTTCCATCCCGGCGGCGCCGGCATTAACTTCGCCAAGCAATATGCCAATTCCGGCCTGTCGAAGTCCGTGCCGATGCTGATCCCGAGCTTCTCCATGGATGCGCGCATGATCGGCGCCACCGGCGAGGCCGCCGACGGCATCTATGCTTCCGCGGTCTGGACCACGGAACTCGACAATCCTGCGTCGAAGGCCTTCGTCGAAGCCTTCCGCAAGGCCTATTCGCGCACGCCGACGATGTATGCCCAGCAGGCCTACGATACGGCCAACCTCATCGGCAGCGCGCTCAAGGCGGTCAATGGCGACATCGGCAAGCAGGCGGAATTCCGCGACGCCCTGCGGAAGGCGCAGTTCACGGCGGTACGGGGCAAGTTCTCACTCGGGCCGAACCAGCACCCGATCCAGGACTACTACCTGACGAAGTTCGCGAAGAACGCCTCCGGCGAGATCGTGCAGACGATCATCAGGAAAGTCGCCGAGGACTACGGCGACGCCTACGCCGCGCGCTGCAAGATCGACTGA
- a CDS encoding fumarylacetoacetate hydrolase family protein, with the protein MRFVTYRSVVDAAARLGVIEDDLVVDVEQLGAKAGLGFPSTMLAFIELGPAALAALRQALDDQRGRWPVGAALPLGNVRLLAPIPRPRKNIFGIGLNYVEHVAESARTLDTSKELPKQPVIFSKPPTSVIGPGDAIEHNRAITQQLDWEVELAVVMGRTARRVSEADALAHVFGYSVLIDVSARDNRRAGQWIYSKGQDTYAPFGPCIVTADEIGDPHALDLWLTVNGQIKQKSNTRHMLFKIPTLIADISAAMTLEAGDIIASGTPDGVGAGRTPQEWLWPGDIVEAGVDGIGTIRHPVVAV; encoded by the coding sequence ATGCGTTTCGTGACCTATCGCAGCGTCGTCGACGCTGCGGCCCGCCTCGGCGTGATCGAGGACGATCTCGTCGTCGATGTCGAGCAGCTCGGTGCCAAGGCTGGACTGGGCTTCCCTTCCACCATGCTCGCATTCATCGAGCTCGGGCCGGCCGCCTTGGCGGCCCTGCGCCAGGCGCTCGACGATCAACGCGGGCGCTGGCCGGTGGGCGCGGCATTGCCGCTCGGCAATGTCCGGCTGCTGGCGCCGATCCCGCGCCCACGCAAGAACATCTTCGGCATCGGCCTGAACTATGTCGAGCATGTCGCGGAATCGGCCCGCACGCTCGACACATCCAAGGAACTGCCCAAGCAGCCGGTGATCTTCTCGAAGCCGCCGACCAGCGTCATCGGGCCGGGCGACGCGATCGAGCACAACCGGGCGATCACCCAGCAGCTCGACTGGGAGGTCGAGCTCGCGGTCGTCATGGGCCGGACCGCCCGGCGCGTCTCCGAGGCCGACGCCCTCGCCCATGTCTTCGGCTACAGCGTGCTGATCGACGTCAGCGCGCGCGACAACCGCCGCGCCGGACAGTGGATCTATTCGAAGGGACAGGACACCTACGCGCCCTTCGGGCCCTGCATCGTCACCGCCGACGAGATCGGCGATCCGCATGCGCTCGACCTGTGGCTGACGGTGAACGGACAGATCAAGCAGAAGTCGAACACGCGGCACATGCTCTTCAAAATCCCGACGCTGATCGCCGACATCAGCGCCGCGATGACGCTGGAAGCCGGCGACATCATCGCCTCCGGCACGCCGGACGGCGTCGGGGCCGGCAGGACACCGCAGGAATGGCTCTGGCCCGGCGACATCGTGGAAGCCGGCGTCGACGGCATCGGCACGATCCGCCATCCGGTCGTGGCGGTGTGA
- a CDS encoding ABC transporter substrate-binding protein produces the protein MRHRICAAATAISLVLAATSARAEIVVGFVTGLSGPISSIGIPNAKGIAAGAAYKSEVGGETIRIIQLDDASDPTAAVRNTRKLVEQEKVDFLIGTSGAPQTVAMATVATELKVPMVAISPIAEPAKGDGGPWVVQIPHPQMLLAQGVVADMKKRNVKTAGFIGFSDALGDLMYNSLTAAAQEAGIKVVNNERYARTDTSVMPQVLKTIAARPDAIMVGGTATPGALPVLALSERGYKGPIYGNNGMISTDFLRVAGKAADGLICPTGPVAVAEQLPDDNPIKAVALAYRAAYEKANGSKPTDGFSAYAFDGWVVFVDAARRALESGAKPGTPAFKEALRQALMSSKEVVGTHAVYNFTPQSSFGVDERSRVLVKSEQGGWKLLP, from the coding sequence ATGCGTCACCGGATCTGCGCCGCCGCGACGGCTATCTCGCTCGTACTCGCTGCGACGTCCGCACGCGCGGAAATCGTGGTCGGCTTCGTCACCGGCCTGAGCGGGCCGATTTCGTCGATCGGCATCCCCAACGCCAAGGGCATTGCGGCGGGCGCAGCCTATAAGAGCGAGGTCGGCGGCGAGACGATCCGCATCATCCAGCTCGACGACGCCTCCGACCCGACGGCCGCGGTCCGCAATACCCGCAAGCTCGTCGAGCAGGAGAAGGTCGATTTCCTGATCGGCACCTCAGGCGCTCCCCAGACAGTCGCGATGGCGACGGTCGCCACCGAACTCAAGGTGCCGATGGTCGCGATCTCACCGATCGCAGAGCCGGCGAAGGGCGATGGCGGCCCTTGGGTCGTGCAGATCCCGCACCCACAGATGCTGCTAGCGCAAGGCGTCGTCGCGGATATGAAGAAGCGCAACGTCAAGACCGCCGGCTTCATCGGCTTCAGCGACGCGCTTGGTGACCTGATGTATAATTCGCTGACCGCGGCGGCGCAGGAGGCCGGCATCAAGGTCGTCAACAACGAGCGCTATGCCCGCACCGACACCTCGGTGATGCCGCAGGTGCTGAAGACGATAGCAGCCCGCCCCGACGCGATCATGGTCGGCGGCACCGCCACGCCGGGCGCCCTACCCGTGCTGGCGCTCAGCGAACGCGGCTACAAGGGTCCGATCTATGGCAATAACGGTATGATCAGCACGGATTTCCTGCGCGTCGCCGGCAAGGCTGCAGATGGCCTGATCTGCCCGACCGGCCCGGTCGCCGTCGCCGAGCAGTTGCCGGACGACAATCCGATCAAGGCGGTCGCGCTGGCCTATCGAGCCGCTTACGAGAAGGCGAACGGCAGCAAGCCGACGGACGGCTTCTCCGCCTATGCCTTCGACGGCTGGGTCGTGTTCGTTGATGCCGCCAGGCGAGCGTTGGAGAGCGGCGCCAAGCCCGGCACGCCCGCCTTCAAGGAGGCGCTGCGCCAGGCGCTGATGTCGAGCAAGGAGGTCGTCGGCACCCACGCCGTCTATAACTTCACGCCGCAAAGCAGCTTCGGCGTCGACGAGCGCTCTCGCGTTCTGGTGAAGAGCGAACAGGGCGGCTGGAAGCTGCTGCCCTGA
- a CDS encoding branched-chain amino acid ABC transporter permease, with protein MRLTLRTMAILLGLALFLAVPPAADASGSPALLGLANRILIYAIAAVSLDLIIGYGAMVSFGHAMFFGLGGYTVGIVAHHTFGGDPLFGWSGTNAALIVWPLALLVCALIALVVGALALRTSGVQFIMITLAFAQMVFFVLVSLQIYGGDDGLMLERRNQLPLIDLARPQTFYYLCLALLVAWTAICASIVNSRFGLVLQALRQSERRAINLGIRPFPFRLAAFVISAVGTGLAGVLWANYARFVTPDMAAWSKSGEFMAIVVLGGLGTLLGPIAGTAVFIALEQLLSTWTEHWMIVMGPVLTLVALFGRRGIAGRLFGGRRD; from the coding sequence ATGCGCCTAACCTTGCGCACGATGGCGATCCTGCTCGGCCTCGCACTCTTCCTGGCCGTTCCGCCCGCCGCCGATGCGAGCGGCAGCCCGGCGCTGCTCGGCCTTGCGAACCGCATCCTGATCTATGCGATCGCCGCGGTCAGCCTCGACCTGATCATCGGCTACGGGGCCATGGTCAGCTTCGGCCACGCCATGTTCTTCGGCCTCGGCGGCTACACGGTCGGGATCGTCGCCCACCACACCTTCGGCGGCGATCCGCTGTTCGGCTGGTCGGGCACGAACGCGGCGCTGATCGTCTGGCCGCTCGCGCTCCTCGTCTGCGCGCTCATCGCCCTGGTGGTCGGCGCGCTGGCCCTGCGAACGAGCGGCGTCCAGTTCATCATGATCACGCTCGCCTTCGCGCAGATGGTTTTCTTCGTCCTGGTCTCGCTGCAGATTTATGGCGGCGACGACGGGCTGATGCTGGAGCGGCGCAACCAACTGCCACTGATCGATCTCGCCCGGCCGCAGACCTTCTACTATCTCTGCCTGGCGCTGCTCGTGGCCTGGACGGCAATCTGCGCCTCGATCGTCAACTCACGCTTCGGCCTCGTCCTCCAGGCGCTGCGCCAGAGCGAGCGGCGCGCCATCAATCTCGGCATCCGCCCCTTCCCGTTCCGGCTTGCGGCCTTCGTGATCTCAGCGGTCGGAACCGGGCTCGCCGGCGTGCTGTGGGCGAACTACGCGCGTTTCGTCACCCCGGACATGGCCGCCTGGAGCAAATCCGGCGAGTTCATGGCGATCGTCGTGCTGGGCGGGCTCGGCACCCTGCTCGGCCCCATCGCCGGCACGGCGGTGTTTATCGCGCTCGAGCAACTCCTCTCGACCTGGACCGAGCACTGGATGATCG
- a CDS encoding FCD domain-containing protein produces MRVGRSGAQPANDEILDSQGGAATLAEAAYRRLRQDIVAGVFAPSQPLRLELLKQRYGLSFSPLREALNRLQTERLVATAPLRGFSVAPVSIEEMWDATETRILIECEALRRSIAHGDDDWEAGIVAAFHALDLQVRRKAAAGGIGDDELIALETRHQDFHRALIARCRSRRLIDIADQLYVETQRYRLPTLAGQNPAASRDVALEHRQIMEATLERRGDEAAALLAAHYRKTSTIVESYMERAPAK; encoded by the coding sequence GTGCGTGTGGGGCGAAGCGGAGCACAGCCGGCGAATGACGAGATCCTGGATTCTCAGGGCGGGGCCGCGACCTTGGCAGAGGCCGCCTATCGGCGCCTGCGCCAGGACATCGTCGCCGGCGTCTTCGCGCCGAGCCAACCCTTGCGGCTGGAGCTGCTCAAGCAGCGCTACGGCCTGAGCTTCTCACCTCTGCGCGAGGCCCTGAACCGGCTCCAGACGGAGCGTCTGGTCGCGACCGCCCCGCTGCGCGGCTTTTCGGTCGCGCCGGTTTCGATCGAGGAGATGTGGGACGCGACCGAGACGCGCATCCTGATCGAGTGCGAGGCGCTGCGTCGTTCGATCGCCCATGGCGATGACGATTGGGAGGCCGGCATCGTTGCCGCCTTCCATGCGCTCGATCTGCAGGTTCGCCGCAAGGCGGCCGCAGGCGGAATTGGCGATGACGAACTGATCGCGCTCGAGACGCGGCACCAGGATTTCCACCGCGCCCTGATCGCCCGCTGCCGGTCGCGTCGCCTGATCGACATTGCCGACCAGCTCTATGTCGAAACGCAACGCTACCGCCTGCCGACGCTGGCAGGCCAGAATCCCGCCGCCAGCCGCGACGTGGCGCTCGAACACCGTCAGATCATGGAAGCGACGCTGGAGCGCCGTGGCGACGAGGCCGCGGCGCTCCTTGCCGCGCATTATCGCAAGACCTCGACCATCGTCGAAAGCTATATGGAGCGCGCGCCGGCCAAGTAA